The Mesorhizobium sp. NBSH29 genome has a segment encoding these proteins:
- the ftsE gene encoding cell division ATP-binding protein FtsE, whose product MIRFENVGLRYGMGPEILRDISFHIPSRSFQFLSGPSGAGKTTLLRLLFLSLKPTRGLITVFGKDRSRITRHDLPLMRRRIGVVFQDFRLLDHMTTYENVALPLRVRGREEASYRSDVVELLKWVGLGERMHVLPPVLSGGEKQRAAIARALIEQPEILLADEPTGNVDPPLARRLLRLFIELNRLGTAVVIATHDLGLMEQVDARRMILSGGRLDIYD is encoded by the coding sequence GTGATCCGCTTCGAAAATGTTGGCCTGAGATATGGAATGGGGCCGGAGATTCTTCGCGATATCTCCTTTCACATTCCAAGCCGTTCGTTCCAGTTTCTGAGCGGACCGTCAGGTGCTGGTAAGACAACGCTGCTGAGGCTTCTGTTTTTGTCGCTCAAACCCACGCGCGGGTTGATCACCGTGTTTGGCAAGGACCGCTCGCGCATTACGCGTCACGACCTCCCGCTGATGCGCCGACGCATTGGCGTCGTGTTCCAGGATTTTCGCCTGCTGGACCATATGACCACCTATGAGAATGTGGCGCTGCCGCTGCGCGTGCGAGGCCGCGAGGAGGCAAGCTACCGCAGCGACGTGGTTGAACTGTTGAAATGGGTGGGCCTGGGCGAGCGGATGCATGTTTTGCCGCCGGTGCTCTCAGGCGGCGAAAAGCAGCGTGCCGCGATTGCCCGCGCGCTGATCGAACAGCCCGAAATCCTGCTGGCCGACGAACCGACAGGCAATGTTGATCCGCCCTTGGCACGCCGGCTTCTGCGGCTGTTCATAGAGTTGAACCGGCTTGGCACCGCAGTCGTAATCGCCACCCATGATCTGGGCCTCATGGAACAGGTCGATGCCCGCAGGATGATCCTTTCAGGCGGCAGGCTCGACATCTATGACTGA
- the hpt gene encoding hypoxanthine phosphoribosyltransferase, which translates to MPVVRDKDIEVLFSASAIARRNLELAKEVAGRDYDDLLVISILKGSFIFAADLIRAMHDTGLSPEVEFIFISSYGAGTTSGEVRVLRDIDNEVAGRDVLLIDDILESGKTLKFTRELMLSRGAKSVSIAVLLDKHTRRQTDLQADFVGFECPDYFVVGYGMDVAHAFRELPFVGIVKGDV; encoded by the coding sequence ATGCCAGTAGTGCGCGACAAGGACATCGAGGTCCTGTTCAGTGCGTCGGCCATCGCCCGGCGCAATCTGGAACTGGCCAAGGAAGTAGCTGGGCGCGACTATGACGACCTTCTCGTCATCTCGATTCTCAAAGGCTCGTTCATCTTCGCCGCCGACCTTATCCGGGCCATGCACGATACCGGCCTGTCGCCAGAGGTCGAGTTCATCTTCATCTCCAGCTACGGAGCCGGCACCACCAGCGGTGAGGTGCGCGTGTTGCGCGACATCGACAATGAGGTGGCAGGCCGCGACGTACTTTTGATCGACGACATCCTGGAATCCGGCAAAACGTTGAAGTTTACCCGCGAGCTGATGCTCTCGCGCGGCGCAAAAAGCGTATCCATCGCCGTCCTGCTCGACAAGCACACCCGCCGCCAGACCGATTTGCAGGCCGATTTCGTCGGCTTCGAGTGCCCGGACTATTTCGTCGTCGGCTACGGCATGGACGTCGCCCATGCGTTTCGCGAACTGCCGTTTGTAGGCATCGTCAAAGGCGATGTGTAA
- a CDS encoding response regulator, which produces MAKILIVEDDESVRTLAARALERVGHSIETAGDGAAGLARIRASGGGFDLVVSDIRMPEMDGIEMAKAAASAFPGLRILLVTGYADQRERADDLNGVVLDVVQKPFTLAEIRERVGWALG; this is translated from the coding sequence ATGGCAAAGATCCTGATTGTTGAAGATGATGAATCGGTCCGCACGCTTGCAGCGCGCGCACTGGAACGTGTTGGCCACTCCATCGAAACCGCCGGCGATGGCGCTGCCGGCCTTGCCCGCATCCGCGCCTCGGGCGGCGGTTTTGACCTTGTCGTCTCCGACATACGCATGCCCGAAATGGACGGCATCGAAATGGCCAAGGCAGCCGCTTCAGCTTTTCCTGGCCTGCGCATCCTGCTGGTAACCGGCTATGCCGACCAGCGCGAACGCGCCGATGACTTAAACGGCGTCGTGCTCGATGTGGTGCAAAAACCATTCACTCTGGCCGAAATCCGCGAGCGGGTTGGCTGGGCGCTGGGATAG
- a CDS encoding cell division protein FtsX, with translation MTDAVVEMAPATRERHSGRKAASIVPEQNVVGNALVFVIAIMTFLSCLTLGAVTLVRDTASVWENQISREATIQIKPLDGLDMEAALKTAARIATGFKGVTGTRIIDRDATARLLEPWLGSGLNIDELPVPRLVIVTIDEKSPPDFAAMRAGLTPELPTASLDDHRTWVDRLVAMARTTVTIGVAVLILMLSATVLSVVFATRGAMAGNGHIIEVLHFIGAEAGFIASEFRKHFLFTGMKGAVAGGIAAVITFIAFSFWSAMNIATPQADQATALFGNFAIGAAGYVGVALIVLLIAAMTAATSHVTVVTYLSDLDTRNPDGG, from the coding sequence ATGACTGACGCGGTCGTCGAAATGGCCCCGGCAACGCGCGAACGCCACAGCGGACGAAAAGCCGCGTCCATCGTTCCCGAGCAGAATGTGGTGGGCAACGCGCTGGTCTTCGTCATCGCCATCATGACCTTTCTGTCCTGCCTGACGCTGGGGGCAGTGACCCTGGTGCGAGATACCGCCTCGGTGTGGGAAAACCAGATCTCCCGCGAAGCGACGATCCAGATCAAGCCGCTGGACGGTCTCGACATGGAGGCTGCACTCAAGACCGCGGCCCGCATCGCCACCGGCTTTAAGGGTGTTACCGGGACCCGCATCATCGACCGTGATGCGACCGCAAGGCTGCTCGAACCGTGGCTTGGCTCCGGCCTCAACATCGACGAACTGCCAGTCCCGCGTCTGGTGATCGTCACCATCGATGAAAAAAGTCCGCCCGACTTTGCTGCCATGCGCGCCGGCCTTACGCCTGAACTCCCGACAGCCTCGCTCGATGACCACCGCACCTGGGTGGACCGACTTGTCGCAATGGCGCGCACGACGGTGACAATCGGCGTCGCGGTTTTGATCCTGATGCTCTCAGCCACCGTGCTGTCGGTCGTCTTCGCCACGCGTGGGGCCATGGCCGGCAACGGCCACATCATCGAGGTGCTGCATTTCATCGGCGCCGAAGCGGGGTTCATCGCTAGCGAATTCCGCAAACATTTCCTGTTCACCGGCATGAAAGGCGCGGTGGCCGGCGGTATTGCCGCCGTCATCACCTTCATCGCCTTCTCGTTCTGGTCGGCAATGAACATAGCAACTCCGCAGGCCGACCAGGCAACAGCTTTATTCGGCAATTTCGCCATTGGCGCCGCAGGCTATGTGGGAGTGGCGCTGATTGTCCTGCTGATTGCAGCGATGACCGCCGCCACCTCGCACGTGACCGTCGTGACCTATCTTTCCGATCTAGACACGCGCAACCCGGATGGGGGATAA
- a CDS encoding MFS transporter has protein sequence MNDRIFLTWFTLGHLANDWPVAALWLIVPTIGIQMGLSPTEIGLLFTILNMGGALAYLPAGMLSDHVSNRGHLLLATFFWAGISFVLAAMAPGYWSLALLLAIAGLGNAAWHPIAAGVLTREHGTRRAHALGIHAIGGSVAEVLAPLSVGFLLVWVDWRGALALSALPALLMGFFFIWVARAVPTVENRPFAKQDIADMLNIWRRGMGLRIVVMICLCNMALMALLSMIPLYLADRHGLGPAQVGIIFAALLVSGAAAQPFVGALSDSIGRRPVLVTGTAIAGIACALQAFEPPLWLAIAAMIIAVGALDAIRSAMLAATVDHSHHREGTTLGVAFALMDGVSALGAVLAGIAVGISWPHMFALAAALSLGSTGFAVAIRFR, from the coding sequence ATGAACGACCGCATCTTTCTCACATGGTTCACGCTTGGCCACCTCGCCAATGACTGGCCTGTCGCCGCATTGTGGCTGATCGTGCCAACAATCGGCATCCAGATGGGGCTCTCGCCGACCGAAATCGGCCTGTTGTTCACTATCCTCAATATGGGCGGCGCACTCGCCTATCTGCCAGCGGGCATGCTGTCGGATCATGTGTCGAACCGGGGTCACCTTCTGCTCGCCACCTTCTTCTGGGCCGGAATTTCCTTCGTACTGGCTGCGATGGCACCGGGATATTGGAGCCTCGCATTGCTGCTGGCTATTGCCGGCCTCGGCAATGCTGCCTGGCATCCGATTGCCGCCGGCGTTTTGACGCGCGAGCACGGCACGCGACGCGCCCATGCGCTGGGCATCCACGCAATTGGCGGCTCGGTGGCGGAAGTGCTGGCGCCTCTCTCGGTCGGGTTTTTACTCGTTTGGGTCGACTGGCGCGGCGCACTGGCACTTTCTGCCCTACCCGCTTTGCTGATGGGTTTCTTCTTCATCTGGGTCGCACGCGCGGTCCCTACCGTCGAAAACCGCCCATTCGCCAAACAGGACATTGCGGACATGCTGAATATTTGGCGGCGCGGCATGGGCCTGCGCATCGTGGTTATGATCTGCCTCTGCAATATGGCGCTGATGGCACTGCTGAGCATGATCCCGCTCTATCTTGCAGACCGCCATGGTCTTGGACCGGCGCAAGTAGGCATCATCTTTGCGGCTTTGCTGGTGTCCGGGGCTGCGGCACAGCCCTTTGTCGGCGCGCTATCGGACAGCATCGGCAGACGCCCGGTTCTGGTGACGGGAACAGCGATTGCGGGAATTGCCTGCGCCTTGCAGGCTTTCGAGCCACCACTCTGGCTAGCCATAGCCGCAATGATAATCGCTGTTGGCGCACTGGATGCCATACGTTCCGCCATGCTGGCCGCCACGGTTGATCACTCCCACCACCGCGAAGGAACCACGCTCGGCGTGGCCTTTGCCCTGATGGACGGGGTCAGCGCGCTCGGCGCCGTTCTGGCCGGTATCGCCGTCGGTATTTCCTGGCCCCACATGTTCGCGCTGGCAGCGGCCCTGTCACTGGGCTCGACCGGCTTTGCTGTGGCTATTCGTTTCCGTTGA
- a CDS encoding AraC family transcriptional regulator, giving the protein MEDPMAEDARPRYLGETIRPPTGESYNWHAHDFGQLISASSGSMYVGTPNRVLLLSAAMALWIPPYMQHWMRYGANNAMLYVDVNCEEARLLGAQCRIMTMTPLLGALISAALPDASGKRAYKHNSALHDLLRHELVAAREVPLSIVMPQDKRVRAFAEAALDDPGTITSVDSWLAGAAASRKTLERLFINETGMPPARWLRHARVLHAVSQLAAGAKVSSVALDMGYESPSAFAYMFRRTLGMRPSDFSI; this is encoded by the coding sequence ATGGAAGACCCGATGGCGGAAGATGCGCGTCCGCGCTACCTCGGTGAGACGATCAGGCCGCCCACTGGCGAAAGCTATAACTGGCACGCTCATGACTTCGGCCAGCTGATCTCGGCGTCGTCGGGGTCGATGTATGTGGGAACGCCAAACCGGGTACTGCTTCTCAGCGCGGCGATGGCTTTGTGGATACCGCCTTACATGCAACACTGGATGCGGTACGGCGCTAACAATGCCATGCTTTACGTCGATGTGAACTGCGAAGAAGCACGGCTGCTTGGGGCGCAATGCCGTATTATGACGATGACGCCTCTGCTCGGCGCGTTGATCTCGGCTGCGCTCCCAGATGCTTCAGGAAAACGCGCCTACAAGCACAATAGCGCCCTGCACGATCTGTTACGCCATGAACTCGTTGCCGCGCGCGAGGTGCCGCTGTCGATCGTGATGCCGCAGGATAAAAGGGTGCGCGCGTTTGCCGAAGCTGCGCTCGACGATCCAGGCACGATCACTTCGGTGGACAGCTGGCTTGCCGGTGCTGCGGCCAGCCGCAAGACATTGGAGCGGCTGTTCATCAACGAGACCGGGATGCCCCCGGCACGCTGGCTGCGGCATGCGCGCGTGCTCCACGCTGTCTCGCAGCTTGCCGCCGGTGCCAAAGTCAGCTCCGTGGCCCTCGACATGGGATATGAATCACCCAGCGCCTTTGCCTACATGTTCCGGCGCACCCTCGGCATGCGCCCTAGTGATTTTTCCATCTAG